The Amaranthus tricolor cultivar Red isolate AtriRed21 chromosome 6, ASM2621246v1, whole genome shotgun sequence genome has a segment encoding these proteins:
- the LOC130815895 gene encoding sphingolipid delta(4)-desaturase DES1-like isoform X1, with translation MGAGIREERNEQGGVMTTDFFWSYTDEPHASRRRQILSQYPQIKQLFGPDPWAFAKITLVVLIQLATATLLHDASFPKILLVSYFFGSFLNHNLFLAIHELSHNLAFSTPSYNRWLGILANLPIGVSMSITFQKYHLEHHRYQGVDGMDMDIPSKTEAYFVRNAFTKSIWVLFQLFFYALRPLFLKPKLPCLWEFTNFSIQLALDAAMVHFYGWRSFGYLICSTFVGGGMHPMAGHFISEHYVFNPQQETYSYYGPLNLLTWHVGYHNEHHDFPRIPGTKLHKVREIAPEFYDGLESYKSWSQVIYMYIMDRTVGPFSRMKRKPKKS, from the exons ATGGGGGCAGGAATAAGGGAAGAGAGAAATGAACAAGGAGGGGTAATGACAACAGATTTTTTCTGGTCTTATACAGATGAACCTCATGCTTCAAGAAGAAGACAGATTCTTTCTCAATACCCTCAAATTAAACAGCTTTTTGGTCCTGACCCTTGGGCTTTTGCTAAG ATTACTTTGGTTGTGCTGATTCAGCTTGCAACAGCAACCCTATTACATGATGCTAGTTTCCCAAAAATACTACTAGTATCATACTTCTTTGGTTCATTCCTCAACCACAACTTATTCTTAGCcatccatgaactaagccataacCTCGCTTTCTCTACTCCATCATACAATCGTTGGCTCGGAATCTTGGCAAACCTACCTATTGGTGTGTCGATGTCAATCACATTCCAAAAATACCATCTTGAACATCATAGGTATCAAGGTGTTGATGGAATGGATATGGACATTCCAAGCAAAACCGAGGCCTATTTTGTTCGAAATGCCTTCACTAAATCCATATGGGTACTATTCCAACTCTTCTTCTATGCTCTCCGACCCTTATTTCTCAAACCAAAACTGCCTTGTTTATGGGAATTCACTAATTTTTCGATCCAATTGGCACTTGACGCGGCCATGGTCCATTTCTATGGTTGGAGATCATTCGGTTATTTAATCTGTTCGACTTTTGTTGGTGGCGGGATGCATCCAATGGCCGGTCACTTTATATCAGAGCATTATGTGTTCAATCCCCAGCAAGAAACATACTCTTATTACGGCCCTTTGAACCTTCTAACATGGCATGTCGGTTATCACAATGAGCACCATGATTTTCCGAGGATTCCAGGAACAAAGCTTCACAAGGTTAGAGAAATTGCTCCTGAGTTTTATGATGGTTTGGAGTCATATAAATCTTGGAGTCAAgttatatacatgtatataatgGATAGAACTGTGGGGCCTTTCAGCAGAATGAAGAGAAAACCCAAGAAGTCGTAG
- the LOC130815895 gene encoding sphingolipid delta(4)-desaturase DES1-like isoform X2 gives MHLIYLSRVAMSPYLSRAEGLLWLRSPLWITLVVLIQLATATLLHDASFPKILLVSYFFGSFLNHNLFLAIHELSHNLAFSTPSYNRWLGILANLPIGVSMSITFQKYHLEHHRYQGVDGMDMDIPSKTEAYFVRNAFTKSIWVLFQLFFYALRPLFLKPKLPCLWEFTNFSIQLALDAAMVHFYGWRSFGYLICSTFVGGGMHPMAGHFISEHYVFNPQQETYSYYGPLNLLTWHVGYHNEHHDFPRIPGTKLHKVREIAPEFYDGLESYKSWSQVIYMYIMDRTVGPFSRMKRKPKKS, from the exons atgcatttaatttatctttctcgCGTAGCTATGTctccttatctttctcgagccgagggactcctttggctgcgctctcctttatgg ATTACTTTGGTTGTGCTGATTCAGCTTGCAACAGCAACCCTATTACATGATGCTAGTTTCCCAAAAATACTACTAGTATCATACTTCTTTGGTTCATTCCTCAACCACAACTTATTCTTAGCcatccatgaactaagccataacCTCGCTTTCTCTACTCCATCATACAATCGTTGGCTCGGAATCTTGGCAAACCTACCTATTGGTGTGTCGATGTCAATCACATTCCAAAAATACCATCTTGAACATCATAGGTATCAAGGTGTTGATGGAATGGATATGGACATTCCAAGCAAAACCGAGGCCTATTTTGTTCGAAATGCCTTCACTAAATCCATATGGGTACTATTCCAACTCTTCTTCTATGCTCTCCGACCCTTATTTCTCAAACCAAAACTGCCTTGTTTATGGGAATTCACTAATTTTTCGATCCAATTGGCACTTGACGCGGCCATGGTCCATTTCTATGGTTGGAGATCATTCGGTTATTTAATCTGTTCGACTTTTGTTGGTGGCGGGATGCATCCAATGGCCGGTCACTTTATATCAGAGCATTATGTGTTCAATCCCCAGCAAGAAACATACTCTTATTACGGCCCTTTGAACCTTCTAACATGGCATGTCGGTTATCACAATGAGCACCATGATTTTCCGAGGATTCCAGGAACAAAGCTTCACAAGGTTAGAGAAATTGCTCCTGAGTTTTATGATGGTTTGGAGTCATATAAATCTTGGAGTCAAgttatatacatgtatataatgGATAGAACTGTGGGGCCTTTCAGCAGAATGAAGAGAAAACCCAAGAAGTCGTAG
- the LOC130815898 gene encoding tetraspanin-19-like, whose protein sequence is MDRRASKGSCVAVTLKLTNSIMTITAIATFIYSAWIVAVSLRDNQTVTLSWFLWACIGTGGIFGFVAFIGNAGATTRLHCLLSSYIFFLFLLICLEGLLTADICLNKDWYKDFPPDPTGRFDAFVRFVDSKKENFRKLGYFIASSQVISFLLALVLRSSRPPKPRLDFEDEEVIITKLPLLNPENHYSGLPPYAVGQPYPHYYYAAASYARTLGYPDRDETNKGKNMAVTTKTMPRDY, encoded by the exons ATGGATAGACGAGCTTCTAAAGGATCATGTGTTGCTGTAACACTTAAGCTGACAAACTCCATTATGACTATTACTGCAATCGCGACTTTTATCTATTCTGCATGGATTGTTGCTGTTAGCCTTCGAGATAATCAAACTGTTACACTTTCATG GTTTCTATGGGCATGTATCGGTACAGGAGGCATATTTGGTTTCGTAGCATTTATAGGCAATGCTGGAGCAACTACGAGACTCCATTGCTTACTATCTTCA tatattttctttttgttcttgctGATTTGCTTGGAAGGTTTACTTACAGCTGATATATGTCTAAACAAAGACTGGTATAAG GATTTCCCTCCAGATCCTACCGGAAGGTTTGATGCATTCGTGAGATTTGTTGATTCTAAGAAGGAAAATTTCAGAAAACTAGGCTATTTTATAGCTTCATCTCAG GTAATTTCATTCTTGCTAGCCTTGGTGTTGAGATCATCTCGACCCCCTAAACCGCGCCTAGACTTTGAAGACGAAGAAGTTATAATAACCAAACTTCCTTTGTTAAACCCTGAAAATCATTACTCTGGACTTCCTCCATATGCTGTAGGTCAACCTTATCCACACTACTATTATGCGGCTGCATCCTACGCTCGAACACTTGGTTATCCCGATAGAGATGAGACCAATAAAGGCAAAAACATGGCTGTCACGACGAAAACGATGCCTAGGGACTATTAG
- the LOC130815899 gene encoding general transcription and DNA repair factor IIH subunit TFB2 isoform X2, which produces MPQVRIIAKNFIDMVASLPAVKLDMLYANPFICEAILRSLPPLAKKYILQMLYIDAPVPAKSLEEWVLPDGLSKHRVAIDRLIQLRVLTESLDSGELPREPMPKNAVRLPSLEELDTYALEQWERFLLHLISSSQAEKLTNFCPSMMKVFQRGLLSQREKEGSRLTEYGFQFLLMETNAQLWYIIREYIASAEERGVDPANLISFLLELSFHEMGQAYNINTLTDVQKSTIKDLADLGLVKLQQGRKESWFLPTKLATTLSVSLSDTATRKQGFVVVETNFRMYAYSTSKLHCEILRLFARIEYQLPNLIVCAINKESLYNAFENGITSEQIISFLQQNAHPRVAEKIPTVPENVTDQIRLWESDLNRVEMSPAQFYDEFPSRDLFEAACDFAREYGALLWENPKKMQLVVKAELHNDLREYLRRQKQ; this is translated from the exons atgcCGCAAGTGAGAATCATAGCGAAGAATTTCATTGATATGGTGGCGTCATTGCCTGCTGTCAAGCTCGATATGCTATATGCTAATCCCTTCATTTGTGAAGCTATTCTCag GTCCTTGCCTCCTTTGGCAAAGAAGTACATTTTGCAAATGTTGTACATTGATGCTCCAGTACCTGCCAAGTCCTTGGAAGAGTGGGTTCTTCCTGATGGACTCTCAAAACATAGAGTTGCTATCGACCGATTGATTCAACTGAGAGTTCTTACTGAAAGTCTTGACAG TGGAGAATTACCAAGAGAACCAATGCCTAAAAATGCCGTGAGACTTCCAAGCTTGGAGGAACTAGATACCTATGCTCTTGAACAGTGGGAG CGTTTCTTGCTGCATCTTATTAGCTCCAGTCAAGCGGAAAAGTTGACAAACTTCTGTCCTTCTATGATGAAGGTTTTCCAACGTGGTCTCTTGAGTCAAAG AGAAAAAGAAGGTTCAAGGTTAACTGAGTATGGTTTCCAGTTCCTG CTGATGGAGACAAATGCGCAACTTTGGTATATTATCAGAGAATATATTGCCAGTGCTGAG GAGCGTGGAGTAGACCCAGCaaatttgatttcatttttgCTAGAACTTAGTTTTCATGAGATGGGACAG GCATACAACATTAACACTTTGACTGATGTTCAGAAAAGTACGATTAAGGACCTTGCTGATTTGGGATTAGTCAAACTTCAGcag GGAAGGAAGGAGAGTTGGTTCCTTCCGACAAAGTTGGCTACCACTCTTTCGGTTAGTTTATCTGATACAGCGACTAGGAAACAG GGTTTTGTGGTTGTGGAGACAAACTTTAGGATGTATGCTTATTCTACGTCCAAATTACATTGCGAGATTCTTCGTCTTTTTGCAAG GATAGAATACCAACTTCCTAATCTCATTGTTTGTGCAATTAATAAAGAAAGCCTGTATAACGCCTTTGAAAACGGTATCACTTCAGAACAG ATAATCTCGTTTCTTCAGCAAAATGCACATCCTCGTGTAGCTGAGAAAATACCGACTGTCCCAGAAAATGTTACAGACCAG ATTAGGCTTTGGGAATCAGACTTAAATAGAGTTGAAATGTCACCTGCACAGTTTTATGATGAATTTCCGTCTAGG GATCTGTTCGAGGCAGCTTGTGACTTCGCCCGAGAATACGGTGCTTTGCTATGGGAAAACCCAAAAAAGATGCAGCTTGTTGTAAAAGCAGAACTACATAATGATCTGCGGGAGTACCTCCGACGCCAAAAACAATAA
- the LOC130815899 gene encoding general transcription and DNA repair factor IIH subunit TFB2 isoform X1, with the protein MPQVRIIAKNFIDMVASLPAVKLDMLYANPFICEAILRSLPPLAKKYILQMLYIDAPVPAKSLEEWVLPDGLSKHRVAIDRLIQLRVLTESLDRKKETNYEMNGKFQVNLQKQLIYGGELPREPMPKNAVRLPSLEELDTYALEQWERFLLHLISSSQAEKLTNFCPSMMKVFQRGLLSQREKEGSRLTEYGFQFLLMETNAQLWYIIREYIASAEERGVDPANLISFLLELSFHEMGQAYNINTLTDVQKSTIKDLADLGLVKLQQGRKESWFLPTKLATTLSVSLSDTATRKQGFVVVETNFRMYAYSTSKLHCEILRLFARIEYQLPNLIVCAINKESLYNAFENGITSEQIISFLQQNAHPRVAEKIPTVPENVTDQIRLWESDLNRVEMSPAQFYDEFPSRDLFEAACDFAREYGALLWENPKKMQLVVKAELHNDLREYLRRQKQ; encoded by the exons atgcCGCAAGTGAGAATCATAGCGAAGAATTTCATTGATATGGTGGCGTCATTGCCTGCTGTCAAGCTCGATATGCTATATGCTAATCCCTTCATTTGTGAAGCTATTCTCag GTCCTTGCCTCCTTTGGCAAAGAAGTACATTTTGCAAATGTTGTACATTGATGCTCCAGTACCTGCCAAGTCCTTGGAAGAGTGGGTTCTTCCTGATGGACTCTCAAAACATAGAGTTGCTATCGACCGATTGATTCAACTGAGAGTTCTTACTGAAAGTCTTGACAG GAAAAAGGAAACCAACTATGAAATGAATGGAAAGTTTCAAGTTAACCTTCAGAAGCAGCTAATATATGG TGGAGAATTACCAAGAGAACCAATGCCTAAAAATGCCGTGAGACTTCCAAGCTTGGAGGAACTAGATACCTATGCTCTTGAACAGTGGGAG CGTTTCTTGCTGCATCTTATTAGCTCCAGTCAAGCGGAAAAGTTGACAAACTTCTGTCCTTCTATGATGAAGGTTTTCCAACGTGGTCTCTTGAGTCAAAG AGAAAAAGAAGGTTCAAGGTTAACTGAGTATGGTTTCCAGTTCCTG CTGATGGAGACAAATGCGCAACTTTGGTATATTATCAGAGAATATATTGCCAGTGCTGAG GAGCGTGGAGTAGACCCAGCaaatttgatttcatttttgCTAGAACTTAGTTTTCATGAGATGGGACAG GCATACAACATTAACACTTTGACTGATGTTCAGAAAAGTACGATTAAGGACCTTGCTGATTTGGGATTAGTCAAACTTCAGcag GGAAGGAAGGAGAGTTGGTTCCTTCCGACAAAGTTGGCTACCACTCTTTCGGTTAGTTTATCTGATACAGCGACTAGGAAACAG GGTTTTGTGGTTGTGGAGACAAACTTTAGGATGTATGCTTATTCTACGTCCAAATTACATTGCGAGATTCTTCGTCTTTTTGCAAG GATAGAATACCAACTTCCTAATCTCATTGTTTGTGCAATTAATAAAGAAAGCCTGTATAACGCCTTTGAAAACGGTATCACTTCAGAACAG ATAATCTCGTTTCTTCAGCAAAATGCACATCCTCGTGTAGCTGAGAAAATACCGACTGTCCCAGAAAATGTTACAGACCAG ATTAGGCTTTGGGAATCAGACTTAAATAGAGTTGAAATGTCACCTGCACAGTTTTATGATGAATTTCCGTCTAGG GATCTGTTCGAGGCAGCTTGTGACTTCGCCCGAGAATACGGTGCTTTGCTATGGGAAAACCCAAAAAAGATGCAGCTTGTTGTAAAAGCAGAACTACATAATGATCTGCGGGAGTACCTCCGACGCCAAAAACAATAA